The Microbacterium luteum genome includes a region encoding these proteins:
- a CDS encoding D-ribose ABC transporter substrate-binding protein: MFRKKVIAALAAGALALGVSACSSGEPADSSGAAEEGEAGGLITIIVNDPANPYWKTEGDVAQATAEELGYEATVGAHNGDTNTENSLIDTAISNQSAAIILDPANADGSVAAVQKATDAGIPVFLVNAEINESGIALAQLVSNNSQGAAIGAQEWVAQMEEAGNYVELFGAPSDNNAQTRSNGFSTVITQYPDLVEVGEEVANWDRTEGRNKMQALMQANSDINGVISGNDEMALGAIAALQEAGQLDGVVVGGFDGSPDAVAAVEAGEMAYTVLQPVAVFSEEAVRLADEYIRTGEAPETEKQSFDCILITADNVANMTGPFTYSG; the protein is encoded by the coding sequence ATGTTTCGCAAGAAGGTCATCGCCGCCCTCGCTGCGGGTGCACTCGCGCTGGGCGTGAGCGCATGCTCTTCCGGAGAACCGGCCGATTCATCGGGCGCGGCGGAGGAGGGTGAGGCCGGTGGTCTCATCACGATCATCGTGAACGATCCCGCCAACCCCTACTGGAAGACCGAGGGCGACGTTGCGCAGGCGACCGCGGAAGAGCTCGGATACGAAGCGACGGTCGGAGCCCACAACGGCGACACCAACACGGAGAACTCGCTGATCGACACGGCGATCTCGAACCAGTCCGCCGCAATCATCCTCGACCCGGCGAACGCCGACGGCTCCGTCGCCGCCGTGCAGAAGGCCACGGATGCCGGCATCCCGGTGTTCCTGGTCAACGCGGAGATCAACGAGTCGGGAATCGCGCTGGCCCAGCTCGTCTCCAACAACTCGCAGGGTGCCGCCATCGGAGCTCAGGAGTGGGTTGCGCAGATGGAGGAGGCGGGCAACTACGTGGAGCTGTTCGGCGCACCGTCGGACAACAACGCGCAGACGCGATCGAATGGGTTCTCGACCGTCATCACGCAATACCCCGATCTCGTCGAGGTCGGTGAAGAGGTCGCCAACTGGGACCGCACCGAGGGACGGAACAAGATGCAGGCCCTCATGCAGGCCAACTCCGACATCAACGGCGTGATCTCCGGAAACGACGAGATGGCTCTGGGCGCGATCGCTGCGCTTCAGGAGGCGGGCCAGCTCGACGGCGTGGTCGTCGGCGGCTTCGACGGTTCTCCCGACGCCGTCGCCGCGGTCGAGGCCGGAGAGATGGCCTACACCGTCCTGCAGCCGGTGGCTGTCTTCTCCGAGGAGGCAGTGCGGCTCGCGGACGAGTACATCCGCACCGGTGAGGCCCCCGAGACCGAGAAGCAGTCCTTCGACTGCATCCTCATCACCGCCGACAACGTCGCGAACATGACGGGGCCCTTCACCTACTCCGGCTGA
- a CDS encoding ABC transporter permease, giving the protein MTTTTTTTILAKRKEFSLAKLLLEGRAFLALILIIVVFSLLSPNYLTVENLLIMASHVAIYALLGMGMLMVILNGGIDLSVGSTLGFSAVIGGFLLQGVPINIFGVILFPSVPVVVLLSVGVGALVGLVNGILVARFKVAPFVATLGMLYVVRGLALLMTNGLTINDLDGDPALGNTGFAWLGFNRILGIPIGVIIMGIVAIVLGYVLGRTRFGRWLYASGGNERAAELSGVPVRRVKVSVYVISGMCAAVAGLILASTLTSASPTAGNTYELTAIAAVVIGGAALSGGRGNIRGTLLGAFVIGFLADGLVIVGVSAYWQMVFMGAVIVVAVLLNTLQYGRRRRPAAPSNPASPPSPTGPSAPSSSGEAQPATAGRSS; this is encoded by the coding sequence ATGACGACGACAACCACCACCACCATCCTCGCCAAGCGCAAGGAATTCTCGCTGGCGAAGCTGCTCCTGGAGGGGCGGGCGTTCCTCGCTCTCATCCTCATCATCGTGGTGTTCTCCCTCCTCTCTCCCAACTACCTCACGGTGGAGAACCTGCTGATCATGGCGTCGCACGTCGCCATCTACGCACTGCTGGGCATGGGGATGCTCATGGTGATCCTCAACGGGGGCATCGACCTCTCGGTCGGGTCGACCCTCGGCTTCTCGGCCGTGATCGGAGGCTTCCTCCTGCAAGGGGTGCCGATCAACATCTTCGGCGTGATCCTCTTTCCGAGCGTTCCGGTGGTCGTCCTCCTGTCCGTCGGTGTCGGCGCGCTGGTCGGGCTCGTCAACGGCATCCTCGTCGCGCGATTCAAGGTGGCTCCGTTCGTGGCGACGCTCGGGATGCTCTACGTCGTGCGCGGACTCGCCCTCCTCATGACCAACGGACTGACGATCAACGACCTGGACGGCGATCCGGCTCTCGGGAACACCGGTTTCGCGTGGCTCGGATTCAACCGCATTCTGGGGATCCCGATCGGCGTCATCATCATGGGCATCGTCGCGATCGTGCTGGGCTACGTTCTCGGCCGCACGCGATTCGGCCGGTGGCTCTACGCCTCCGGGGGAAACGAGCGGGCAGCCGAGCTGTCCGGTGTCCCGGTCCGTCGTGTGAAGGTCTCGGTCTACGTGATCTCCGGCATGTGCGCCGCGGTCGCGGGCCTCATCCTGGCGTCGACGCTGACGAGCGCGAGCCCGACCGCGGGAAACACCTACGAGCTCACGGCGATCGCTGCCGTGGTGATCGGCGGCGCCGCCCTCTCCGGCGGCCGCGGCAACATCCGGGGAACGCTGCTCGGAGCCTTCGTGATCGGCTTCCTCGCCGACGGGCTCGTGATCGTGGGGGTCTCCGCCTACTGGCAGATGGTCTTCATGGGAGCGGTCATCGTCGTGGCGGTCCTGCTGAACACCCTGCAGTACGGTCGCCGGCGCCGCCCGGCCGCACCCTCGAACCCGGCGTCGCCCCCGTCCCCGACGGGTCCGTCGGCGCCGTCCTCGTCGGGAGAGGCCCAGCCGGCCACCGCCGGACGCTCCTCCTGA
- a CDS encoding sugar ABC transporter ATP-binding protein, whose amino-acid sequence MSREADYDHVVLEARDIVKTYGGTRALKGVNFEIRRGTVTTLFGENGAGKSTLMKILSGVEQPTSGQIVLDGKPVTFASTNEARDRGISIIHQELSLAPNLSVRDNIFMGREIRGPLGVDYAEETRQTQALLDEMQLPIAPDTLVHDLRVGQQQIVEIARALSVNSRILIMDEPTSALAAAEVEVLFGIIRDLLARGVAIVYISHHLEEALEVTDHAVVLRDGTMTARDERANIDLEWIVRNMVGENFDLGSPPTGYEFGKAILQVRDLTVVDPENPERAIVNRLSLDVRKGEIVCIYGLMGAGRTELLEAIAGKEEVAEGDVLLDGASLAPLSIAERIDAGVGLVPEDRQRDGLVQTFDVGTNLTLASLTRSLSRGMLSRRREKERARDLIQTVTVKTSGPDQLIGALSGGNQQKVVIGKIIATEPRVMLLDEPSRGIDVGAKGEVFRLLADRARDGLAVIYSTSEVGECLSIAHRIIVMRRGRISAEFGPDATKDMIMAASGESVAA is encoded by the coding sequence ATGAGCCGTGAGGCCGACTACGACCACGTCGTGCTGGAAGCACGCGACATCGTCAAGACGTACGGCGGAACCCGCGCCCTCAAGGGGGTCAATTTCGAGATCCGGCGGGGGACCGTCACGACCCTCTTCGGAGAGAACGGCGCCGGCAAGTCCACCCTCATGAAGATCCTCTCCGGCGTGGAGCAGCCGACGTCGGGACAGATCGTCCTGGACGGGAAGCCGGTGACGTTCGCCTCCACCAACGAGGCCCGCGACCGGGGCATCTCGATCATCCATCAGGAGCTCAGCCTCGCGCCGAATCTCTCCGTGCGGGACAACATCTTCATGGGGAGGGAGATCCGCGGTCCTCTGGGCGTCGACTACGCCGAGGAGACGCGTCAGACGCAGGCGCTGCTCGATGAGATGCAGCTGCCGATCGCACCGGACACGCTCGTGCACGATCTGCGGGTCGGTCAACAGCAGATCGTCGAGATCGCCCGCGCCCTGTCGGTGAACTCCCGCATCCTGATCATGGACGAGCCGACGTCGGCTCTCGCCGCGGCAGAGGTGGAGGTGCTCTTCGGCATCATCCGCGATCTCCTCGCCCGCGGAGTCGCGATCGTGTACATCTCGCACCATCTCGAAGAAGCGCTCGAGGTCACCGACCACGCGGTGGTGCTCCGAGACGGCACGATGACGGCGCGCGACGAGCGAGCCAACATCGACCTCGAGTGGATCGTGCGGAACATGGTCGGCGAGAACTTCGATCTCGGGTCGCCACCGACCGGATACGAGTTCGGCAAGGCGATCCTGCAGGTCAGAGACCTCACCGTCGTCGACCCGGAGAACCCCGAGCGCGCGATCGTGAATCGGTTGAGTCTCGACGTGCGCAAGGGTGAGATCGTCTGCATCTACGGGCTGATGGGCGCCGGACGCACCGAGCTGCTCGAGGCGATCGCCGGAAAGGAAGAGGTCGCGGAGGGTGACGTTCTGCTGGACGGCGCGTCGCTGGCGCCACTGTCGATCGCCGAGCGCATCGACGCCGGCGTCGGGCTGGTCCCGGAGGACCGGCAGCGCGACGGCCTCGTCCAGACCTTCGATGTGGGGACGAATCTCACGCTGGCGAGTCTGACGCGGAGCCTCTCGCGCGGCATGCTCTCCCGTCGGCGCGAGAAGGAGCGGGCGCGGGATCTCATCCAGACCGTGACGGTCAAGACCTCCGGCCCGGATCAGCTGATCGGAGCGCTGTCCGGAGGCAACCAGCAGAAGGTCGTGATCGGCAAGATCATCGCCACCGAGCCTCGCGTCATGCTCCTCGACGAGCCCAGCCGAGGAATCGACGTCGGTGCGAAAGGCGAGGTCTTCCGACTCCTCGCCGATCGCGCACGAGACGGCCTCGCCGTCATCTACTCCACTTCAGAGGTGGGCGAGTGCCTCAGCATCGCCCACCGGATCATCGTGATGCGCCGCGGCCGGATCTCGGCAGAGTTCGGTCCCGACGCCACCAAGGACATGATCATGGCCGCCTCCGGCGAGTCCGTGGCCGCATAG
- a CDS encoding zinc-dependent alcohol dehydrogenase family protein produces MRAIVFTDEGALALENRDRPEPGYKEILIQTAAVGICGTDTHVFDGEFEGTIFPLVPGHEATGTIVALGDGVNSGVFDFAVGDHVAVNPSTTCGECEYCLNGHQNLCRFWNGLGVVASDGASQEYFTAPASNVYKLKPETDLYEAALIEPLACAIRGWDVLPRRLGDHVLVYGAGTMGLLMAQLATKAGAATVTIIDLNSERLKTAQECGIALRYTSADDADREKWDVVIDCTGNIRAIEDALTRVKPAGFFQDFGVAPADKTAQFSPFRVYRDEISIVGTMAVLNSFGRAVELFEAGAINATAMISHSFTLDDYSQALEMFRKGEGRKLQIRPNDTESRVLL; encoded by the coding sequence ATGCGCGCGATTGTCTTCACAGACGAAGGGGCCCTCGCCCTCGAGAACCGAGACCGGCCCGAGCCCGGTTACAAAGAGATCCTCATCCAGACGGCGGCCGTGGGGATCTGCGGGACGGACACTCATGTGTTCGACGGGGAGTTCGAGGGGACGATCTTCCCCCTCGTGCCCGGACACGAAGCGACCGGCACCATCGTCGCGCTCGGCGACGGCGTCAACTCCGGCGTCTTCGACTTCGCCGTCGGCGACCACGTGGCGGTGAACCCCAGCACCACGTGCGGCGAGTGCGAGTACTGTCTGAACGGCCATCAGAACCTCTGCCGGTTCTGGAACGGACTCGGCGTGGTGGCTTCGGACGGTGCATCCCAGGAGTACTTCACTGCGCCGGCGAGCAACGTCTACAAGCTCAAGCCCGAAACCGACCTCTATGAAGCCGCGCTCATCGAGCCCCTGGCGTGCGCCATCCGCGGCTGGGACGTGCTGCCCCGGCGACTCGGCGACCACGTGCTCGTCTACGGCGCCGGCACGATGGGATTGCTCATGGCGCAGCTGGCGACGAAGGCGGGCGCCGCCACCGTCACGATCATCGATCTGAATTCGGAGAGGCTCAAGACGGCGCAGGAGTGCGGCATCGCCCTCCGCTACACCTCGGCAGACGACGCCGACCGCGAGAAGTGGGACGTCGTGATCGACTGCACGGGAAACATCCGCGCGATCGAAGACGCGCTCACGCGCGTCAAGCCCGCAGGCTTCTTTCAGGACTTCGGTGTCGCACCGGCCGACAAGACCGCGCAGTTCTCTCCTTTCCGCGTCTATCGGGATGAGATCTCGATCGTCGGGACGATGGCGGTGCTGAACTCCTTCGGCCGCGCGGTCGAACTGTTCGAGGCCGGGGCGATCAACGCGACCGCGATGATCAGTCATTCCTTCACCCTCGACGACTACTCCCAGGCGCTGGAGATGTTCCGCAAGGGCGAAGGGCGCAAGCTCCAGATCCGTCCCAACGACACCGAGTCGCGGGTGCTCCTGTGA
- a CDS encoding dihydroxyacetone kinase family protein, translated as MSYVLNTSEGFADESAAGFVSVHRSLVRRVPGGVARRTRTPAGNVAVVIGGGSGHYPAFAGLVGEGLAHAAAMGNVFASPSTQQICSVARSVATDAGVLLSYGNYAGDVLNFDLAQQRLIDEGIPCRTVRVTDDVCSAPSSEAHKRRGIAGDLAVFRAAGWASAQGFDLDTVAGIAARANARTRSLGVAFSGCTLPGADAPLFTVPEGQMAVGMGIHGEPGLEVRPLGTADEIARLLVEGLLADAPDDHGTRVAVIVNGLGSVKAEELFVVYGAVERLLDEAGLIVIEPEVGEYATSFEMAGVSLTLTWLDEELEAAWRSPAYTPAYRKGAVETSGTEAVLENDAAIEQSIAAGTAESAEAGVRVVAAIAAIKAVIDREADELGRLDAVAGDGDHGIGMQRGVRAADEAARAASESSAGAGAVLIAAGDAWADKAGGTSGALWGAALRALGATIGDVSAPAATTVAAGIEAARKAVQDYGGAEEGDKTLVDALVPFAHELAEQTAEGADLLTAWRRAAGAATDAAHRTADLIPRVGRARPHTEKSLGTPDPGAISLALAVTAVADTLGDH; from the coding sequence ATGAGCTACGTCCTCAACACTTCCGAAGGCTTCGCCGACGAATCCGCCGCGGGCTTCGTCTCCGTGCATCGATCACTGGTGCGACGGGTTCCGGGCGGCGTCGCACGCCGCACCCGGACGCCTGCCGGAAACGTCGCCGTCGTCATCGGCGGCGGCTCCGGTCACTACCCCGCCTTCGCGGGCCTCGTCGGCGAGGGTCTTGCTCACGCAGCTGCCATGGGGAATGTCTTCGCCTCGCCGAGCACCCAGCAGATCTGCTCCGTCGCCCGGTCGGTCGCCACGGATGCCGGTGTGCTGCTGTCATACGGCAACTACGCCGGAGACGTGCTGAACTTCGACCTCGCGCAGCAGCGACTGATCGACGAGGGAATCCCCTGCCGCACCGTGAGGGTGACCGATGACGTCTGCAGCGCGCCTTCCAGCGAGGCGCACAAGAGGCGCGGGATCGCCGGCGACCTGGCGGTGTTCCGGGCAGCCGGCTGGGCGTCGGCGCAGGGGTTCGATCTCGACACGGTCGCCGGCATCGCCGCGCGTGCCAATGCGCGCACTCGTTCTCTCGGCGTCGCCTTCTCGGGCTGTACCTTGCCGGGAGCCGACGCTCCGCTCTTCACGGTGCCAGAGGGCCAGATGGCCGTGGGTATGGGCATCCACGGGGAACCGGGACTCGAGGTGCGACCGCTCGGAACGGCAGATGAGATCGCGCGACTCCTCGTCGAGGGTCTGCTCGCCGATGCGCCGGACGATCACGGCACGCGCGTCGCCGTCATCGTCAACGGCCTCGGCTCCGTGAAGGCGGAGGAGCTGTTCGTCGTGTACGGCGCGGTGGAGCGGCTCCTGGACGAGGCGGGGCTCATCGTCATCGAGCCGGAGGTGGGCGAGTACGCCACGAGCTTCGAGATGGCGGGGGTCTCCCTCACCCTGACGTGGCTCGACGAGGAACTCGAAGCGGCATGGCGCTCGCCCGCCTACACGCCCGCGTACCGCAAGGGTGCCGTCGAGACGTCCGGCACCGAGGCCGTCCTCGAGAATGACGCGGCGATCGAGCAGTCGATCGCCGCGGGAACCGCTGAATCCGCTGAGGCGGGTGTACGGGTGGTCGCCGCGATCGCCGCCATCAAGGCGGTCATCGACCGTGAGGCGGACGAGCTGGGGCGTCTGGACGCCGTTGCCGGCGACGGTGACCATGGCATCGGAATGCAGCGCGGAGTGCGCGCGGCCGATGAAGCAGCGCGGGCGGCGTCGGAGAGCAGTGCCGGCGCGGGGGCGGTGCTGATCGCCGCGGGTGACGCGTGGGCCGACAAGGCCGGCGGCACATCCGGTGCCCTCTGGGGGGCGGCTCTCCGAGCGCTGGGGGCCACCATCGGCGATGTGTCCGCCCCGGCCGCCACCACCGTGGCAGCAGGTATCGAGGCTGCCCGCAAGGCGGTACAGGACTACGGGGGAGCCGAAGAGGGAGACAAGACCCTCGTCGATGCGCTGGTGCCGTTCGCGCACGAGCTGGCGGAGCAGACGGCGGAAGGTGCTGATCTGTTGACCGCATGGCGCCGCGCCGCGGGGGCCGCGACGGACGCCGCTCACCGCACGGCCGACCTGATTCCGCGCGTGGGGCGCGCGCGCCCGCACACGGAGAAGAGCCTCGGCACGCCCGACCCCGGCGCGATTTCGCTCGCCCTGGCCGTCACCGCCGTCGCCGACACGCTCGGCGATCACTGA
- a CDS encoding DUF2291 family protein, producing MSDTTARAKAGRSGSSRKAMWIWIAVGVLVVVGMALGTRVVAADDPLAQGAVEFDAETFGAETFPTVQSDIVAQAVEAQELAEAIAADPEAAAAEYAVESSGGPVFSVTFTGVVGEGQSGIYEVDVEGVPDDLLIRLQTGPAINGTELRDATGEITFGQFTNQIDYQNAGSALNEEMKAAVLADIDSEALTGETITVTGAFTLINPESWLVTPVEVSVS from the coding sequence GTGAGCGACACGACCGCACGCGCGAAGGCAGGCCGCAGCGGCTCGTCGCGGAAAGCGATGTGGATCTGGATCGCTGTCGGGGTCCTCGTGGTCGTCGGCATGGCGCTCGGAACGCGGGTCGTCGCGGCGGATGATCCGCTGGCGCAGGGTGCCGTGGAATTCGACGCGGAGACCTTCGGCGCGGAGACCTTCCCGACCGTCCAGTCCGATATCGTCGCGCAGGCCGTGGAGGCACAGGAACTCGCCGAAGCTATCGCCGCCGACCCGGAGGCCGCCGCGGCGGAATACGCCGTCGAGAGTTCGGGGGGACCCGTCTTCAGCGTGACCTTCACCGGAGTCGTCGGAGAAGGGCAGTCCGGAATCTATGAGGTCGACGTCGAAGGAGTGCCGGACGATCTTCTGATCCGCCTACAGACCGGTCCGGCGATCAACGGCACCGAGCTGCGCGATGCGACCGGGGAGATCACGTTCGGGCAGTTCACCAACCAGATCGACTATCAGAATGCCGGGTCCGCGCTCAATGAGGAGATGAAGGCCGCCGTGCTGGCCGATATCGACTCGGAGGCGCTGACCGGCGAGACGATCACGGTCACCGGAGCGTTCACGCTCATCAACCCCGAGTCGTGGTTGGTGACCCCGGTGGAGGTGTCGGTGTCATGA